AGTTCTTCGGGATCAAGCTCACTAGCAAGTACCCGGGCCGCGCATCGAACGACATCAACTTCAGCAGGCTTGACCAGCTCACCGACGAAGAGTTCTGTAGCCTGTACACATCCGTATAGCCCTGGAACCAAGGGTATAGAGTCCAAGACCCCTGCAAGCTTGGACCAGCCGCCTGCACTGTGTGCTATCGGCTAATGTCGCACCTCGAAACCGTGCTCACCCTTTGGCTTCTCCCAGGTCACTTCAACGGCGGTGATGCGGGCTGCCGGTGGACCCTTCCGACACCAGGCGATCATCGCTTCCACGGCCGACTTCTCGCCTTCAAATACCGCCTCCACCCGACCATCCGAGCCGTTCCGCACCCAACCAGCAACCCCCATGGCTGCCGCCTCATCCACTGTAGAGGCGCGGAAAAAGACCCCCTGAACCCGTCCTGAGATCCAGACATGG
The Candidatus Methylomirabilis sp. DNA segment above includes these coding regions:
- a CDS encoding acylphosphatase, with the translated sequence MMTGQAKENVRAHVWISGRVQGVFFRASTVDEAAAMGVAGWVRNGSDGRVEAVFEGEKSAVEAMIAWCRKGPPAARITAVEVTWEKPKGEHGFEVRH